ACAGAAGGTGGTGGTGGAGTAATTCTACCGTCATTCTGAGCGTCCCGAAAGCATTCGGTACCGCAAAGAATCTCATTGTATCGAACGCGGTAGACAGACGCAATTGGCAGATTGACCATATCGAATTCAAAAGATTCTTCACCACGAAGCGTTTCGCCGCGGCTAACAGAATGACGACTTAAAAGATATCCTACTCCAAATCCGTACTCAACTTAAACCTACAAATACGGTTATTATTCTTATCGGCAACAAATATCATACGTTTGAAATAACAAACACCACTGGGTTCATCAAAATTAAATAAGCCTTGTCCTTTGCCGCCAAACGATGCATAGAGTTGTTTGGTACTGCCATAATTGGCGGGCGGGTTCACGCCTTCATAGCCACGTGACGTAAATTGAAACAATGAATCTTTATTGGCATCTACCACAAATATATAAGCACTTTGGTCACCGGCTATATACACGTCCGCCGGATTTTCAAAACGATTTGCTTTATATAGAAAGCTGCTCGCCCTAGTATTATCATAGTTCAGCATATTGGTATTTTCTATATAGGTAATTCCCACATCAGGGTCGTTAAATTGCTTAATCCATAAAGTGCGGAACTCCAATGACTGTGCAGGGGCAGCTTGGGTAACCATAAAATCGGCACTGGGGTTCATGCCAAAAACACGCTGCGGCGGTGCAGCAAAAGTAGCAATGGACGAAAGTCCCATCACCGATTTTAAACTGGGAGCGTTGGGGCTTAAACCATTAGCATAACCCGTATTGATTCCATCTTTGCTAAATATCAAAACATTATTATCGGCAATGGCTGGAGAATTCTCAGGCATTAGGCCTGTGCGGGCCACATATAAGGTATTGTCAGCCGTGCAAGCCAATCCAGTGAATTTTACTTCTTCATCTTTCGCTCCAAAACCTGTTCTCGTGGCATCACAGTAAGGATGTATTATGGTATCTATGATTTGATAATTTCCTGCTGCAGTATTAATCAAATGATATACTGCCGCTACATTTTTTGTTTGTCCGCCTACTATAATATTTACCCTTCCTGCCACATAGGTATGCAAGCGACGGTCTTGGGTTACATCGGTGGCTCCGGGTATATATATAGTTTGCTGCAAGCGACCTGCTTGGTCTAATATATTCAAGCCTTTATCATCAATAACATATAATAATTCATCGAAGCCCATTACCACATCTATAGGATGTGTAAAGCCTGTAAAGAAAGGCTGAATGGGTACATAGCCCACACTTGCTGGAACTAAATTGGGGTCTATTTTCCCTTTGGCCAATATATCATCAACTGCCTTGTCTTTCTTGCTTCCCATGCATGATGCGAAGAATACTAAGCAAGCCATAATATATATATATGTTTTGTTCATTGTTTATTGTTTATTTGCTTGCAAAAATAGTAGGTTTATGTTAGGAAATTGATATGACTGCAATATATGTGCTCAGAACATAAGCTGCACTTCAGTGGTTGGTGAAAACACACATCCACAGGTATCTGGGGTTTTTATTATGTTTTGAGTACCTATATGGCATCTGTTGTAATATATAATTCTATTAAGGCACAAAATTAAACTCCGTCTTTAATTGCTCTAAAGTTTTTTCCAATACATTCACATCCATTTTAATATCAGTAAACGGACGGTCGGTTCCATCTTTACTTTGTATAGAAATTGTATAGGCAATATCAACTCCGCCAATCAATTTGCCAAAAACAGTATAGTTTTTATCCAACTGGTGAGTACCCGTTTTATTGGTCACCACGTAGAATTGGCTGCCACTTGATGCCTTTTGTGGATTGTTGGTGCGGGCTGCACCTATAGCCCCATAAACATGTTTCAAACTGGTATCTGATAGCTCCGCAGGTATTGTGTAACCGGGGCCGCCTTGCCCATCATTGGTTGGGTCAGCATCTTTACTATTGGGATCACCACCTTGAATTACAAAATCTTTCACAATTCTATGAAAAGTGGTATTGTCAAAAAATCCAGAATCGGCAAGTTTTAAAAAATTAGCTCGGTGCTTTGGGGTTTGTTTATATAACCACATATACATTGTGCCAAAACTTGTTTTAATTTCAATAATCTTTTCGGTTGGAGCATTCACAGTTATATATGCTTTCTTTGTTTGCACATTTGATGCATCTTTCCCACTTGCAGTGAGTGTTACATCATAACTACCACTAGTAGTATAAGTATGTGAAGGATTCTGCTCGGTAGCGGTTGTTCCATCTCCAAAATTCCACAACCAAGAAGTAATTGAGCTGCTTGAGATAGTAGACAGGTCAGTAAAAGCAATGACCAAGGGACTGTTGCCACTTTGCACATTCGATTTAAAATCGGCAGTAACCGATACTTTTTTACATG
This portion of the Bacteroidota bacterium genome encodes:
- a CDS encoding peptidylprolyl isomerase, producing the protein MKKIIYFSSLLFTLVFVQACKKVSVTADFKSNVQSGNSPLVIAFTDLSTISSSSITSWLWNFGDGTTATEQNPSHTYTTSGSYDVTLTASGKDASNVQTKKAYITVNAPTEKIIEIKTSFGTMYMWLYKQTPKHRANFLKLADSGFFDNTTFHRIVKDFVIQGGDPNSKDADPTNDGQGGPGYTIPAELSDTSLKHVYGAIGAARTNNPQKASSGSQFYVVTNKTGTHQLDKNYTVFGKLIGGVDIAYTISIQSKDGTDRPFTDIKMDVNVLEKTLEQLKTEFNFVP